The genomic window CGAATGCTCGAGGTGGTACCCGAGCACATCCACGACCGAGCCGGTATCTTCATGGGTAGCTACGACGAGGTTGAGCGGGTCAAGGCTTTCCACAAGTAATGTGTGATTTGCTATGCGATGCTATGTAACAAATTGTTTTGTTGGGGGGATCATGGAGGCAGTAAAATACCAAAAAGCGAACATCATGAATGAAATGAGCATTTAATGACCAAGTCATGACACCATTCTTGCCGTGCCATGATACATGATGAATCTCATGATGCATTACCAGAAGCGAGGGATGAGCTTGGGTGTGTTCTTCTTCCACTCCTGATAGTCCTTACGATGACCATATCGCTTGTCGTACTTTTCTTCGCTCAATGGGATGCCGGATACCTTTGTCAACAGCAGCGCCGCAAAGGCAGGGCTCACATATGACAGAGCTGTTGTAGTCAGTATGCTGCCCGCACTGCCAGAGAGGCCGAGAGCCAGCTGAACAGGCTGTCTCGCTAGAATACCAGCGGCGACGGTGGCGATGCCTGTCCAGAGGGTGATTTCACCAAAGTAGTTGGGGAATTGGCTGCGCGTGTTAGTCAATTGCCTACTCAAAGTCACCTGTCAGCATCTCATACCTTCTAGAGAACAACCCTCGAGTCATGAAATCCTCATCATgaagcttctccttcttctccttcatccaGGCGCTCTTTTGTCTATCAGCGATAACCTCGCACGCGAAGCCGCCAGCCCAGATGGTCAGCCCAAGGACGTCTGTGAGAAGGAGCTTGGGCACCGCGGCGGATAGAACAGCTGGGGGCACGGCGTTGAGAAGGATGACAGGCGAGAGGCAGAGTGAGACCCAAAGGGCCTGGCCGAAGAAGGCGCCGGCGAATTTAGGTGCCGACGTCTTGATTTCGTCGAAGCGTGAGTCGTGGCCGTTTTGGAGGACTCGAGCAAAGAGGTATGATCCCACTACCATGTGTCAgatattatcttaagtagTGTCCAGTGGCTTACATCGCGTCGCCCAAATCGCTACGGCGCCTGTAAGCACCAACTGTCTCCAGTCTGCGTGCCTCAGAACCGTCGGTCCTTGGCCGCACAGGACGGAGATGACGCCGGGGATGACGGGTCCGACGAGGCGGGGCATGTACAGGCTTAAAGCACCGACGGCGAGGAAGGTGAGGGAGCCGCTTAGGTCGTAGATGCGATCGGATTTGGCGGCGATGGAGGGGAGACCGGCTGCGGCctggagggcgagggcggTCGTGACcggggggaggagggcaCGGAGGAGGGACGGCATTTTGACGATGTTGCAAGCAGATGAAAGAACTCAGCAAAGCACGATGCCATACACACTCATGCCGGACATGATTCTCTATATAAAGCCTGGATTGGGGTTCTCTTTGTCTTACAGAGTACCTTTGCAAAAAGTCGTGACGCAATAGAGTCGAACCGGATGCTCGATGCCGGCCCGCCCCTCCGATCCCCGCGCCGAACGGACGAGCTCCGGGTCGGGACGCGCGGAAGGGCCGGGGGGCACTAAGCGGCCGAATTAAGAAAATGCACAACGTCGACGGCTTGTAGATGAGTGCCAACTTTTGTATTTTGTGAAGCAGCTGCTTGGTTTGACCACTAGAAATACATCTGTTTTTCTGGGACAATGTCTACAACAGCCCACAGAACAGCATCTTCCACCAAGGACGCGCCGCCGTCTCATCCCGCTTCGCTGGCTTTCTcaggtcctcgtcgtcgctctcgTCTCCGTCAAAAGTCTTGTTGATGGCCGCGATCGAGTTGACGACGAGCTTGAAATCGCCATCCTGCTGGTCAAAGAAGCTATCCTGTGTCAACACAAGAGCTCGAATGCCACCCAAGGAAGAAAAACTCACCTTCGCATCATGAGCGAAATCCTCTTGATAtctcccaagcccaagggcTTCGGATCATCAAGGTCCCTGCCTCGATACGTAGCCCTAAACTCATCCCACTTCTTGACAATGATTCCTCCCTCGGCAGGCGGCTCAAAGTCCACCTCCCAGCTGACACCAGCTTCATCACGTccatcctccctcctctcagGAATCGTATCCTTGACGGTGAGAGTGAACTTCTGCTCCGAGTTGCCCGCGCCTAGGTCCAGCTGCAGACCCTCCGTCTGGGAGAGGTCGAGGGAAAGGTCGCCCTTTGTGCGCTGAGAGGCGAAGCCAGCGCCGCCGAGCGTCTTGGTGTCGAGGGTCCCGTGGAAGATGGCCTGCGAAGGGGGTTCGCAGATTGTTaggttggagatgctggagCCGCCTCGAACACGGTCGTCAGAAGCAGTCCAGAGGTCCTGAGACCAAGGGCTATAAACTGCATCAGTATATGCTTTTTTTCACGATAGATTCAGTGAGATACTTGCCGATCACCGCCAAAGAGATATGTCAACTGGTTCGCCATCTCTTCCTACCGTCAATTGAGTCAATTGATGTGTTACGTTTGTTTGTTTATCGGTTGTCGAGAGGAGATGAAAAAAGTTAAAATTCCCCAGACTGTTTAATAACCCTTGTCGATCTAGACTCGTTCTCATGAGATGCCGAGACCCAATGACATAATTGACTCTCAACTCCCGATGCCAAGACGggaaagagaagaaggggaaCAAGCTCGGTTTGAGCATAATATCCACTATGTGCATAGTCACTGACGGTCCGTAGTCTAAAGCTCATCAACACATGATATACAAATTTGAATTGTGCATTCTAATCATTTTCATTTAATTTCGTCTCATTGCGTGTGTGCGTTGTTGGGTGGTGTCAACTATAAAATCAAGGTTCACACCTAAGCAGTCTACTACTACAACACACTGCAGCATGGATGATCACGACACTCACTCAATTCTAGACCCGATCCCTGGACAAGGCAAGCCAATCGACACGTCCTCACAAAAAGCAGTCCCCTTTTATACGACTAAACCGACTAACTActgcaaggacaaggacagcaTGTGTTTCCTCTCTGCTACAGTACAGTAACAGTACCTT from Fusarium falciforme chromosome 2, complete sequence includes these protein-coding regions:
- a CDS encoding CIA30 domain-containing protein; amino-acid sequence: MANQLTYLFGVYSPWSQDLWTASDDRVRGGSSISNLTICEPPSQAIFHGTLDTKTLGGAGFASQRTKGDLSLDLSQTEGLQLDLGAGNSEQKFTLTVKDTIPERREDGRDEAGVSWEVDFEPPAEGGIIVKKWDEFRATYRGRDLDDPKPLGLGDIKRISLMMRSFFDQQDGDFKLVVNSIAAINKTFDGDESDDEDLRKPAKRDETAARPWWKMLFCGLL
- a CDS encoding S5A-REDUCTASE domain-containing protein — translated: MPSLLRALLPPVTTALALQAAAGLPSIAAKSDRIYDLSGSLTFLAVGALSLYMPRLVGPVIPGVISVLCGQGPTVLRHADWRQLVLTGAVAIWATRLGSYLFARVLQNGHDSRFDEIKTSAPKFAGAFFGQALWVSLCLSPVILLNAVPPAVLSAAVPKLLLTDVLGLTIWAGGFACEVIADRQKSAWMKEKKEKLHDEDFMTRGLFSRSQFPNYFGEITLWTGIATVAAGILARQPVQLALGLSGSAGSILTTTALSYVSPAFAALLLTKVSGIPLSEEKYDKRYGHRKDYQEWKKNTPKLIPRFW